Proteins found in one Bordetella genomosp. 11 genomic segment:
- a CDS encoding dipeptidase, whose translation MRLQWRLIYSGARAIAAGRHVVLAGYPVFPVPGQPSDTLVLIQDSPCCGAHASLAPDRAVEIHADAAVAACAGPVRVEGVWQPLSGDAAGWRYRIRDARVTPIADPWEAAGLNRRRFLALGALSGLAACAAPGGTRPLPARQAVPTIDMHSHAGHINLGRAPVPPPFTPVAAPMRAGGMDVVCMAIVTDSSVDHIVETASGRRRIVAYRDPEPGEMAARGEAAFLRLHALMAEQGLRAVLDAPGLAAARAAGGGVIVAAEGADFLEGDVGRLRDAWQRHALRHLQLTHYRVNELGDIQTAPPVHGGLTDFGAEVIRECNRLGIVVDVAHGTQALVARAAAVSARPLVLSHTALSQRPSRYSRAISPAHARLIADTDGVIGIWPVAATFPSLAAMAGGMRAMADAVGVRHVGVGSDMLGLLGPSVLNSYRKLPLLARALLDAGFTEDEAALMLGGNYARVWAATIAA comes from the coding sequence ATGCGCTTGCAATGGCGGTTGATTTATTCCGGCGCCCGCGCGATTGCCGCGGGCCGGCATGTGGTGCTGGCGGGCTATCCCGTCTTCCCCGTGCCGGGTCAGCCTTCCGACACGCTGGTGCTGATACAGGATTCGCCATGTTGCGGCGCCCATGCCAGCCTGGCGCCGGACAGGGCGGTGGAAATCCATGCCGACGCGGCGGTCGCCGCCTGTGCCGGTCCCGTCCGCGTCGAGGGCGTCTGGCAGCCGCTTAGCGGCGACGCCGCCGGCTGGCGATACCGCATCCGCGATGCTCGCGTCACACCCATCGCGGATCCCTGGGAAGCCGCGGGGTTGAACCGGCGGCGCTTCCTGGCACTGGGCGCCTTGTCGGGCCTTGCCGCCTGCGCGGCGCCCGGTGGAACACGGCCGCTGCCGGCGCGGCAAGCGGTCCCCACCATCGATATGCATAGCCACGCGGGCCACATCAACCTGGGCCGCGCGCCGGTGCCGCCGCCGTTCACGCCCGTGGCGGCGCCCATGCGGGCCGGCGGCATGGACGTCGTCTGCATGGCCATCGTCACGGATTCCAGCGTCGATCACATCGTCGAGACCGCATCCGGGCGGCGCCGCATCGTCGCCTACCGCGATCCGGAACCCGGAGAAATGGCGGCGCGGGGCGAAGCGGCCTTTCTGCGGCTGCATGCCCTGATGGCGGAACAAGGCCTGCGCGCGGTGCTCGATGCGCCCGGACTGGCCGCCGCGCGCGCCGCGGGCGGCGGCGTCATCGTGGCGGCCGAGGGCGCCGATTTCCTGGAAGGCGATGTCGGGCGGCTGCGGGATGCATGGCAACGGCATGCGCTGCGCCATCTGCAGCTGACGCACTACCGCGTCAACGAGCTGGGCGATATCCAGACGGCGCCGCCGGTGCACGGCGGGCTGACGGATTTCGGCGCGGAGGTGATCCGGGAATGCAATCGATTGGGCATCGTGGTGGACGTCGCGCATGGCACGCAGGCCCTGGTGGCGCGCGCGGCGGCCGTCTCCGCGCGCCCGCTGGTGTTGTCCCACACCGCATTGAGCCAGCGGCCGTCACGCTACAGCCGCGCCATTTCGCCGGCCCATGCGCGCCTGATCGCCGATACGGACGGGGTTATCGGCATTTGGCCGGTGGCCGCCACGTTTCCCTCGCTGGCCGCGATGGCCGGCGGCATGCGGGCGATGGCGGACGCGGTGGGCGTGCGCCACGTCGGCGTGGGTAGCGACATGCTGGGCTTGCTGGGACCGTCGGTGCTGAACAGCTATCGCAAGCTGCCGCTGCTGGCGCGGGCCCTGCTGGATGCCGGTTTCACCGAGGACGAAGCCGCGCTGATGCTGGGCGGCAACTATGCGCGGGTGTGGGCCGCCACGATCGCCGCATGA
- a CDS encoding permease — protein sequence MKSALDTRRSANPALGIAVFLLIAVAGLFYVKWSPYYNRAWVAADSHSIGNSILMGTADSPPPPSLGAALDYALAYGKAIWQAMVLGLLLGSAVQALLPRRWIARALGGTGLGSVVAGGLMSLPGMMCTCCAAPVVAGLRKCQAAPGSAVAFWLGNSVLNPATLVFMGFVLGWQWSALRLALGVVLVFGLGWLLNRMSAASGRTVDAAPMQALSAQAAAAEDDHPFKRWAAIFARMTLRLVPEYIVLVLLLGAARAWLFPHISADVDNHLWWIAGLAVAGALFVIPTAGEVPIIQAMLALGMAAGPAAALLMTLPPISLPSLAMLAGSFRRVELATVFIGVVATGLVAAGVAIALGF from the coding sequence ATGAAATCCGCGCTCGATACCCGACGTTCCGCCAACCCCGCTTTGGGCATTGCCGTTTTTCTGCTGATCGCCGTGGCCGGGCTGTTCTATGTGAAGTGGTCGCCCTACTACAACCGCGCCTGGGTGGCCGCCGACAGCCATTCCATCGGCAACTCGATCCTGATGGGCACCGCCGACAGCCCGCCGCCGCCCTCCCTGGGCGCCGCGCTCGATTACGCACTGGCCTACGGCAAGGCCATCTGGCAGGCCATGGTGCTGGGCCTGCTGCTGGGTTCGGCCGTGCAGGCCCTGCTGCCGCGCCGGTGGATCGCCCGCGCGCTGGGCGGCACGGGCCTGGGCAGCGTGGTCGCCGGCGGTCTGATGTCCCTGCCCGGCATGATGTGCACCTGCTGCGCCGCGCCAGTGGTGGCCGGGCTGCGCAAATGCCAGGCGGCGCCGGGCAGCGCCGTCGCGTTCTGGCTGGGGAATTCGGTGCTGAATCCCGCCACGCTGGTTTTCATGGGCTTCGTGCTGGGCTGGCAATGGTCGGCGCTGCGTCTGGCGCTGGGCGTCGTCCTGGTGTTCGGGCTGGGCTGGCTGCTCAATCGCATGAGCGCCGCGTCGGGCCGGACGGTAGACGCCGCGCCCATGCAGGCGCTGAGCGCGCAGGCGGCAGCCGCCGAAGACGACCACCCCTTCAAGCGCTGGGCCGCGATTTTCGCGCGCATGACGCTGCGCCTGGTGCCCGAATACATCGTGCTGGTGCTCCTGCTGGGCGCGGCCCGCGCCTGGCTGTTCCCGCACATCAGCGCCGACGTCGACAACCATCTGTGGTGGATCGCGGGCCTGGCGGTGGCCGGCGCGCTGTTCGTCATTCCCACCGCGGGCGAAGTCCCCATCATCCAGGCGATGCTGGCACTGGGCATGGCGGCCGGCCCGGCCGCCGCGCTGTTGATGACGCTGCCCCCCATCAGCCTGCCTTCGCTGGCGATGCTGGCAGGTTCTTTCCGCCGCGTGGAACTGGCGACGGTGTTCATCGGCGTCGTCGCGACCGGCCTGGTCGCGGCCGGGGTGGCCATCGCATTGGGGTTCTAG
- a CDS encoding DUF763 domain-containing protein — MRRAGSADLPLHGGRVPAWLGARMTRLGAVIAQAIVHHYGRDEFLRRLAHPFWFQSFGAVMGMDWHSSGITTSVIGALKRGLAPLSGELGIHVCGGRGNHSRRTPQELAQVADRVGVDGDALARASRLVAKVDSAAVQDGFDLYLHGFFVTDDGKWTVVQQGMNGDSRLARRYHWLSEDLRSFVDAPHSAIDGPNQGRIVNLTDHRAAASREGQVILLRDQGPDFIVEQAGVLAASRPDVYAVDVPAPRPRGSARKPALRDGDPAAPDVAAPAQGQLALPHLVMPAHHDVRPKDVNMRRLHGALAAAAECGPTDFAELLLVPGVGARTVRSLALVAEVVHGAPCRFADPARFSMAHGGKDRHPYSVPLAVYDRTIDVMKTAVSQARLGNEEKLDALKRLDRQARRLERSANGPALPDFIEQERHDSPDYAGRSVFGWETRARVLSDDGAGDSDSGNGR; from the coding sequence ATGCGTCGGGCGGGCAGCGCGGATCTTCCCTTGCATGGCGGCCGGGTGCCGGCCTGGCTGGGCGCGCGCATGACGCGCCTGGGCGCGGTTATCGCGCAGGCCATCGTGCACCACTACGGGCGCGACGAATTCCTGCGGCGGCTGGCGCATCCTTTCTGGTTCCAGTCCTTCGGCGCCGTCATGGGCATGGATTGGCATTCGTCCGGCATCACCACCAGCGTGATCGGCGCGCTCAAGCGCGGCCTGGCGCCCTTGTCGGGCGAGCTGGGCATCCATGTCTGCGGCGGGCGCGGCAACCATTCGCGCAGGACGCCGCAGGAATTGGCGCAGGTCGCCGATCGGGTCGGCGTGGACGGCGATGCGCTGGCGCGCGCCAGCCGCCTGGTGGCCAAGGTGGACAGCGCGGCGGTGCAGGATGGCTTCGACCTCTACCTGCACGGCTTCTTCGTGACCGACGACGGCAAATGGACGGTGGTGCAGCAGGGCATGAACGGCGACAGCCGCCTGGCCCGGCGCTATCACTGGCTGTCCGAGGACCTGCGCAGCTTCGTCGACGCGCCTCACAGCGCCATCGACGGTCCCAACCAGGGGCGCATCGTCAACCTGACGGACCATCGCGCCGCCGCGTCCCGGGAAGGACAAGTCATCCTGCTGCGCGACCAGGGCCCCGATTTCATCGTCGAGCAGGCCGGCGTGCTGGCCGCGTCCCGGCCCGACGTGTACGCCGTGGACGTGCCCGCGCCGCGCCCGCGCGGATCGGCCCGCAAACCCGCCTTGCGCGATGGCGACCCGGCTGCGCCCGACGTCGCCGCGCCGGCGCAGGGACAGCTCGCGCTGCCGCATCTCGTCATGCCGGCGCACCACGACGTCCGGCCCAAGGACGTGAACATGCGCCGCCTGCATGGGGCCCTGGCGGCCGCCGCGGAATGCGGCCCGACGGATTTCGCGGAACTGTTGCTGGTCCCCGGCGTGGGCGCGCGCACGGTGCGCTCGCTGGCCCTGGTGGCCGAGGTCGTGCATGGCGCGCCCTGCCGGTTCGCCGATCCGGCGCGGTTTTCCATGGCGCATGGCGGCAAGGACCGGCACCCCTATTCCGTGCCGCTGGCCGTCTACGATCGCACCATCGACGTCATGAAGACCGCCGTCAGCCAGGCCAGGCTGGGCAACGAGGAAAAACTCGACGCCCTCAAGCGCCTGGACCGCCAGGCGCGCCGGCTGGAACGCAGCGCGAACGGGCCGGCGCTGCCGGATTTCATCGAACAGGAACGCCACGATTCGCCCGACTATGCCGGCCGCAGTGTGTTCGGCTGGGAAACGCGGGCGCGGGTCCTGTCTGACGATGGCGCCGGCGACAGCGACAGCGGAAACGGCCGCTAG
- a CDS encoding YoaK family protein — protein MPVHYLRALTSPGRTTENNRRLGRSLAFVAGAANAGGFLAVGQYTSHMTGIVSALADHAVLGEVALVVAGLSALLAFMVGAAVSAILINWGRRRRAQSEYAMPLMLEAALLLVFGLLGAQLEQQRMFFVPATVGLLCFIMGLQNAIITKISKAEIRTTHMTGVVTDIGIEIGKLLYWNLRDGAPEDSRVLANRPRLRLLGSLLGMFLLGGLAGALGFKHMGFIATVPLSAILLVLAIVPVFDDIAALGRRP, from the coding sequence ATGCCCGTGCACTACCTACGTGCGTTGACCAGCCCCGGACGCACTACCGAAAACAACCGGCGGCTGGGACGTTCCCTGGCCTTCGTGGCCGGCGCGGCCAACGCCGGCGGATTTCTCGCCGTGGGCCAGTACACCTCCCACATGACCGGCATCGTTTCCGCGCTGGCGGATCACGCCGTGCTGGGCGAGGTCGCCCTGGTGGTCGCGGGACTGAGCGCGCTGCTGGCGTTCATGGTCGGCGCGGCTGTCTCCGCCATCCTTATCAACTGGGGCCGGCGGCGGCGCGCGCAAAGCGAATACGCCATGCCCTTGATGCTGGAAGCGGCGCTGCTGCTGGTCTTCGGCCTGCTGGGCGCGCAGCTGGAGCAGCAGCGCATGTTTTTCGTCCCCGCCACGGTCGGGCTGCTGTGTTTCATCATGGGCCTGCAGAACGCCATCATCACCAAGATCTCGAAAGCCGAAATCCGCACCACGCACATGACGGGTGTCGTCACCGATATCGGCATCGAAATCGGCAAGCTGCTGTACTGGAACCTGCGCGACGGCGCGCCGGAGGATAGCCGGGTGCTGGCCAACCGGCCGCGGCTGCGGCTGCTGGGCTCGCTGCTCGGCATGTTCCTGCTGGGCGGCCTGGCCGGCGCGCTCGGTTTCAAGCACATGGGGTTCATCGCCACGGTGCCCCTGTCGGCGATCCTGCTCGTGCTGGCCATCGTGCCGGTATTCGACGACATCGCCGCGCTGGGCCGGCGGCCGTAG
- a CDS encoding autotransporter outer membrane beta-barrel domain-containing protein encodes MIRVHLAVPLLAVQLAAADVAAEQTTRRQAPVFGYAWSGAGGDFDIPAGGDFATIPLGLSGSGGLRKWGNGELRLHGENTYTGGTHIANGIVRVGDGGVQGSIAGDILNDGLLEFDRADDVTFRGHIGGRGAVHYLGIGTMTLTADHTYTGITVLTGGRLRLGNGGTGGSLARDIYNDGAELVFDRRDTLRVPQGLHGYGRLVQAGTGTVVLSGPNSHRGRVEVRRGTLVLEGDQRRMTGRLAVLPGATLAGSGEVGSKVTVEDGGTLAAERPGHTLAMDSLTLRPGAMLRVTLDDAAAPRRPRLDVRHNLILDGSVHIAGRGEPGLHRLIGYGGTLTDRTLEIASVPPGTRREAWHVRAARAGRIDLLHDGDRPVRFWRAGTDGKGDGKDNRWRSNGGRAWSKDGTGADESWTAGALAVFGGRAGTVIVDDSAGAVRFSGAQFIADGYVVGGTGTLATDAAETVLRVGGDGEDEDGGGPGAGGSGSAHGGNTMRATIDADIAGSGGLVKTDPGTLVLHGNNRHTGGTTLRNGTLEIRDDRNLGAAHGPLTFDGGALRATADVTAARPVMVRPRGGSVDTGPHTVRWAGAYTGTGALAKTGRGTLELAGVNTATGEIAVAAGALRAAAANALGPSMRIAVAPGATLDTAGLPQTVAGLENAGTVVLGPPPGVAPAASPPANALVVRGDYIGRGGVVRLRTTLGDSDSPTDRLVIDGGRASGHTHLAIVNTGGLGARTLGNGIEVVRAVNGATTTAQTTRDAFDLQGGHVDAGAYEYRLYPGDANGRGESWYLRSTLPAAAPDHAEGSAATLATAAGRTSYRPETALYAALPAMLAQGDLAMLGSLHRRQGDDMTGASPESGAARRRAWGRVIDQGTRIRQQGTVAPRSDGWTSGAQLGSDLYAGIHHRVGLYGGTLGWRHRVHGDAGGVPDRYVGRLQGRSNYLGAYWTYTADTGWYADMVVQHGHQRGKGTAINGGRADIHARGTLVSLEAGTPLRLGSRWTAEPQAQIIAARRHIDDVDLPAATVRQHPGNSATGRLGLRVRGDYSGRHGQARPYVRLDFLHGLAGTDAQSIKGPGGTARIGERRGYTSAELAAGGTWAINRHVGLYGEYGRLLPLAGRQRVGAGHAISAGMRIAW; translated from the coding sequence ATGATCAGAGTCCATCTTGCAGTGCCGCTGCTGGCGGTCCAACTGGCGGCCGCCGATGTCGCCGCCGAACAAACGACCCGCCGGCAAGCCCCGGTTTTCGGCTATGCCTGGTCCGGCGCGGGCGGCGATTTCGATATCCCGGCGGGGGGCGACTTCGCCACGATCCCGCTCGGGCTGTCCGGTTCCGGCGGCCTGCGCAAATGGGGCAATGGGGAGCTGCGCCTGCATGGCGAGAACACCTACACCGGCGGCACGCATATCGCGAATGGCATCGTGCGGGTCGGCGATGGCGGCGTGCAGGGAAGCATCGCCGGCGACATTCTGAACGACGGCCTGCTGGAGTTCGATCGCGCGGACGATGTCACATTCCGCGGCCACATCGGCGGGCGCGGCGCGGTCCATTATCTGGGCATCGGCACGATGACGCTGACCGCAGACCACACCTACACCGGCATCACGGTGCTGACCGGTGGCAGGTTGCGATTGGGCAATGGCGGCACCGGCGGCTCGCTGGCGCGCGACATCTACAACGATGGCGCGGAACTGGTCTTCGACCGGCGCGACACGCTGCGGGTGCCGCAGGGCCTGCACGGCTACGGCAGGCTCGTGCAGGCGGGCACCGGCACCGTGGTCCTGAGCGGTCCCAACAGCCACAGGGGCCGCGTGGAGGTCCGGCGCGGCACGCTGGTACTGGAGGGAGACCAGCGCCGGATGACGGGACGGCTGGCCGTGCTGCCCGGCGCGACGCTGGCGGGCAGCGGCGAGGTGGGCAGCAAGGTGACCGTCGAGGACGGGGGCACGTTGGCGGCGGAGCGCCCCGGCCACACGCTGGCAATGGATAGCCTGACACTGCGTCCCGGCGCGATGCTGCGCGTCACGCTGGACGATGCGGCGGCGCCACGCCGGCCGCGCCTCGACGTGCGCCACAACCTGATCCTGGACGGCAGCGTCCATATCGCCGGCCGCGGCGAGCCCGGACTCCATCGGCTGATCGGGTACGGCGGGACCTTGACCGACCGTACCCTGGAGATTGCATCGGTACCGCCGGGCACGCGGCGCGAAGCCTGGCATGTGCGCGCGGCACGCGCGGGAAGGATAGACCTGCTGCATGACGGCGACCGCCCCGTGCGCTTCTGGCGCGCCGGCACCGACGGCAAGGGGGATGGGAAGGACAACCGTTGGCGCTCGAACGGCGGCCGGGCATGGTCGAAGGATGGCACGGGCGCCGACGAATCGTGGACGGCCGGCGCGCTGGCCGTTTTCGGCGGACGCGCCGGCACGGTGATCGTCGACGACAGCGCGGGAGCCGTGCGCTTTTCCGGCGCGCAGTTCATCGCGGACGGCTATGTCGTCGGCGGAACCGGTACGCTGGCCACGGACGCGGCGGAAACCGTTCTACGCGTGGGCGGCGACGGCGAAGACGAAGACGGCGGCGGCCCTGGCGCCGGCGGTAGCGGTAGCGCTCATGGCGGCAACACCATGCGCGCCACGATAGACGCGGATATCGCCGGATCGGGCGGTCTCGTCAAAACCGATCCCGGCACGCTGGTCCTGCACGGCAACAATCGCCATACCGGCGGCACGACGTTGCGGAACGGGACGCTGGAAATCCGCGACGATCGCAACCTGGGCGCCGCTCATGGGCCGTTGACGTTCGATGGCGGCGCGCTGCGTGCCACGGCCGATGTCACGGCGGCGCGACCGGTCATGGTGCGGCCGCGCGGCGGCAGCGTGGACACCGGTCCGCATACCGTGCGTTGGGCGGGCGCCTATACGGGCACCGGCGCGCTGGCGAAAACAGGGCGGGGCACGCTGGAATTGGCTGGCGTCAATACGGCCACGGGCGAAATCGCCGTCGCCGCCGGCGCGCTGCGCGCCGCCGCGGCAAACGCGCTGGGGCCTTCGATGCGCATCGCCGTGGCCCCTGGCGCGACGCTGGATACGGCCGGCCTGCCGCAGACCGTCGCCGGGCTGGAGAATGCCGGCACCGTCGTCCTGGGACCGCCGCCGGGCGTCGCGCCTGCCGCTTCCCCGCCCGCCAACGCGCTGGTCGTACGCGGCGACTACATCGGCCGCGGCGGCGTGGTGCGCCTGCGTACCACGCTGGGCGACAGCGACAGCCCGACCGATCGGCTGGTGATCGATGGCGGCCGCGCCAGCGGTCACACCCATCTTGCCATCGTCAATACCGGCGGCCTGGGCGCGCGCACCCTGGGCAATGGCATCGAAGTGGTACGCGCGGTCAACGGCGCCACGACCACGGCCCAGACGACGCGCGACGCATTCGACCTGCAAGGCGGCCACGTCGATGCCGGCGCCTACGAATACCGCCTGTATCCGGGCGACGCGAACGGCCGCGGCGAAAGCTGGTATCTGCGATCCACCTTGCCGGCGGCGGCGCCGGACCACGCCGAGGGCAGCGCGGCCACCCTGGCGACGGCGGCCGGCCGCACCAGCTACCGCCCGGAGACCGCCTTGTACGCGGCCCTGCCGGCCATGCTGGCGCAGGGCGACCTCGCGATGCTGGGCAGCCTGCACCGCCGGCAGGGCGACGATATGACGGGGGCCTCGCCGGAATCGGGCGCGGCGCGGCGCCGTGCCTGGGGCCGCGTGATCGACCAGGGCACACGCATCCGCCAGCAAGGCACGGTCGCCCCGCGCAGCGACGGCTGGACGTCGGGCGCGCAGCTCGGCAGCGATCTGTATGCCGGCATCCATCATCGTGTCGGGCTCTACGGCGGCACGCTGGGCTGGCGGCACCGCGTCCATGGCGATGCGGGCGGCGTCCCGGATCGGTACGTCGGCAGACTGCAGGGGCGATCCAATTACCTGGGCGCCTACTGGACCTACACCGCCGATACGGGCTGGTACGCGGACATGGTCGTGCAGCACGGCCACCAACGCGGCAAAGGCACCGCCATCAATGGCGGCCGCGCGGATATCCACGCGCGCGGCACGCTGGTGTCCCTGGAAGCCGGCACGCCCCTGCGGCTGGGCAGCCGCTGGACGGCCGAACCCCAGGCGCAGATCATCGCCGCGCGCCGCCATATCGACGACGTCGACCTGCCCGCCGCCACGGTGCGCCAACATCCCGGCAATAGCGCCACCGGCCGCCTGGGATTGCGGGTAAGGGGCGACTACAGCGGCCGGCACGGGCAGGCGCGGCCCTACGTGCGACTGGATTTCCTGCACGGGCTGGCGGGCACCGACGCGCAATCCATCAAGGGGCCGGGCGGCACCGCCCGCATCGGCGAGAGGCGCGGCTATACCTCGGCCGAACTCGCCGCCGGCGGCACCTGGGCGATCAACCGCCATGTCGGTTTGTACGGGGAATATGGCCGCCTGCTGCCCCTGGCCGGCCGCCAGCGGGTGGGTGCCGGACACGCGATATCGGCGGGCATGCGCATCGCCTGGTAA
- a CDS encoding MFS transporter, producing the protein MNAHPSRPSHKAAVGMFCVLLVSYIVNAMDRQLFSVLATDVRTALGLGLPQVGLAATVFTLGMGVAGVPTGYLLEKMSRRSVAILGLVIFSAATYLTAYATGLSDLLAYRFISGLGEAMQLTALLAIGTTYFHSHRAVAASSLNFTFGIGAVLGPNIGAAILGATHWQAPFIVFGLLGAVALVLILVLVRPWFTEVRVSDETTSDAPVEIDVAQSIWSWTPMTLAAATVFAGLSIYGYLGLYPTYLREALGFAPGQAALAVSFYGFGALLSLLGGWLGDRYNYRRLLFVSLLLSAIAGGLLFTGLQKSLALHILFSFVFGGAISGMAYANLSAGIIKSVRRSKASQASGLFVAALYIPAAFAGYLLGELKVSFGWTAAGLVQIAGCAVIAAVLAIVAAAGRRDSAQAATART; encoded by the coding sequence ATGAACGCGCACCCTTCCCGTCCATCGCACAAAGCCGCCGTCGGCATGTTTTGCGTGCTGCTGGTGTCCTACATCGTGAATGCCATGGATCGCCAGCTGTTCTCCGTACTGGCCACCGATGTGCGCACGGCACTGGGCCTGGGTCTGCCGCAAGTCGGCCTGGCCGCGACGGTGTTCACGCTGGGCATGGGGGTGGCCGGCGTACCGACCGGCTATCTGCTGGAAAAAATGTCGCGCCGATCCGTCGCCATCCTGGGCCTGGTGATCTTTTCCGCGGCAACCTACCTGACGGCCTATGCCACCGGCCTGTCGGACCTGCTGGCCTACCGGTTCATTTCCGGACTGGGCGAGGCGATGCAACTGACGGCCCTGCTGGCGATCGGCACGACCTACTTTCATTCGCATCGCGCCGTGGCCGCCAGTTCGCTGAACTTCACCTTCGGCATCGGCGCGGTGCTGGGTCCCAATATCGGCGCGGCCATCCTGGGCGCCACGCACTGGCAGGCCCCCTTCATCGTCTTCGGCCTGCTGGGCGCGGTGGCGCTGGTCCTGATTCTGGTCCTCGTGCGTCCGTGGTTCACCGAAGTACGCGTATCGGACGAGACTACGAGCGACGCGCCGGTGGAAATCGATGTCGCGCAAAGCATATGGAGCTGGACGCCCATGACCCTGGCCGCGGCGACGGTTTTCGCCGGTCTGTCCATCTACGGCTATCTGGGGCTATATCCCACCTACCTGCGCGAGGCGCTGGGTTTCGCGCCCGGCCAGGCGGCGCTGGCCGTCAGCTTCTACGGTTTCGGCGCCCTGCTGTCCCTGTTGGGCGGCTGGCTGGGCGACCGCTACAACTACCGCCGGCTGCTTTTCGTGTCCCTGCTGCTGTCGGCGATTGCCGGCGGCCTGTTGTTCACCGGCCTGCAGAAGTCGCTGGCGCTGCACATCCTGTTTTCCTTCGTCTTCGGCGGCGCGATCAGCGGAATGGCATACGCCAATCTCTCCGCGGGCATCATCAAGTCGGTCAGGCGCTCCAAGGCATCGCAGGCATCCGGCCTGTTCGTCGCCGCGCTGTATATCCCCGCCGCTTTCGCCGGCTATCTGCTGGGCGAACTGAAGGTGTCCTTCGGCTGGACGGCCGCCGGACTGGTACAGATCGCCGGCTGCGCGGTCATCGCCGCCGTACTGGCCATCGTCGCCGCGGCGGGCCGCAGGGATAGCGCGCAAGCGGCGACGGCCCGGACCTAG
- a CDS encoding APC family permease, whose amino-acid sequence MSTSQSSIQQVPGADTPLARVMGPKLLLLFIVGDILGTGIYALTGQVAHEVGGAAWLPFLVAFVVALLTALSYLELVTKYPQAAGAALYVHKAFGVHFLTFIVCFTVMCSGLTSAATASRAFAANLFAAIGMDAGGDAVTWGALGFLGLVMLLNLRGAAHSVKANVVLTLIELSGLLMVILLGFWAIGGGQADFSRAIAFDTPEDKSVFLAVTSATTLAFFAMVGFEDSVNMAEETHAPHRIFPKVMLTGLGLTAAIYVLVSICAVALVPVGELAASNTPLVLVVQRAAPNLPIDQIMPVISMFAVANSALINMMMASRLLYGMANQGVLPAFLSRVHERTRTPWAAILFTTAIGLGLTWLVSRAESQAIRALGGTTALLLLGVFAFVNVAVLVLRRDRVGHEHFRVRTVVPWLGAATCLFLVTPLTGRDPVQYQVAGWLLLLGVGMWGLTLLTRRQGAMRLDPEKLD is encoded by the coding sequence ATGTCCACGAGCCAGTCATCCATACAACAGGTACCGGGCGCCGACACGCCGCTCGCGCGCGTCATGGGACCGAAGCTGCTGCTGCTGTTCATCGTCGGCGACATCCTCGGCACGGGCATCTATGCGTTGACCGGGCAGGTGGCCCACGAGGTCGGGGGCGCGGCCTGGCTGCCCTTCCTGGTCGCCTTCGTCGTGGCCCTGCTGACCGCTTTATCGTATCTGGAGCTGGTCACCAAGTATCCCCAGGCCGCCGGCGCCGCGCTGTATGTGCACAAAGCCTTCGGCGTGCATTTCCTTACCTTCATCGTCTGTTTCACCGTCATGTGCTCGGGCCTGACCTCGGCGGCCACGGCCTCGCGCGCCTTCGCCGCCAATCTGTTCGCCGCGATCGGCATGGACGCCGGCGGCGACGCGGTCACCTGGGGCGCGCTGGGCTTCCTGGGACTGGTGATGCTGTTGAACCTGCGCGGCGCGGCGCACAGCGTCAAGGCCAATGTCGTCCTGACCCTGATCGAACTCAGCGGCCTTCTGATGGTGATCCTGCTGGGTTTCTGGGCCATCGGCGGCGGCCAGGCGGATTTCTCGCGGGCGATCGCCTTCGATACGCCGGAGGACAAAAGCGTTTTCCTGGCGGTGACCTCGGCCACCACCCTCGCCTTCTTCGCCATGGTGGGATTCGAGGATTCCGTCAACATGGCGGAAGAAACCCATGCGCCGCACCGCATCTTCCCCAAAGTCATGCTGACTGGCCTGGGCTTGACGGCGGCGATCTACGTCCTGGTTTCCATCTGCGCCGTCGCGCTGGTGCCCGTGGGCGAGCTGGCCGCCAGCAATACCCCGCTGGTGCTGGTGGTGCAGCGCGCCGCGCCCAACCTGCCCATCGACCAGATCATGCCGGTGATCTCCATGTTCGCGGTGGCGAACTCGGCGTTGATCAATATGATGATGGCCAGCCGCCTGCTGTATGGCATGGCGAACCAGGGCGTGCTGCCGGCCTTCCTGTCGCGGGTGCACGAGCGCACACGCACGCCGTGGGCCGCCATCCTGTTCACCACGGCGATCGGTCTGGGCCTGACCTGGCTGGTTTCGCGCGCGGAATCGCAGGCGATCCGGGCGCTGGGCGGCACCACCGCGCTACTGCTGCTGGGCGTGTTCGCATTCGTGAACGTGGCGGTGCTGGTACTGCGGCGCGACCGCGTCGGTCACGAGCATTTCCGGGTCCGTACCGTGGTGCCGTGGCTGGGCGCCGCCACCTGCCTGTTCCTGGTCACGCCGCTGACGGGGCGGGACCCCGTGCAATATCAAGTGGCGGGCTGGCTGCTGCTGCTGGGCGTGGGCATGTGGGGCCTGACCCTGCTGACGCGTCGCCAGGGCGCCATGCGCCTGGATCCGGAAAAGCTGGACTAA